A genomic region of Candidatus Bathyarchaeota archaeon contains the following coding sequences:
- the speB gene encoding agmatinase — protein MSYTELYTVKAASFLGFESVQEPEYVVLGVPYDGTSTYRPGSRFAPDAIREASMNIETYSLRARLDAEAIKVEDLGNLHVATDVHETLRRLSLVVEEQASRGRRLLILGGEHTVTLGAMDGFKHGYPAVLCFDAHMDLRDEYMGSKVNHATVFRRLCERLGADKIMMVGVRAFTGEELDYAQEAGLRFFTSLEASRDIGYVVEKVKSWIDGVDRLYISIDLDVLDPSQAPAVGNPEPEGLTTTQLLDMLWEVCGSKVVAVDIVEAAPIYDRGVTAIQAAKIAVEVLCYLEAR, from the coding sequence TTGAGCTATACGGAGCTTTACACGGTTAAAGCCGCGAGTTTTCTAGGATTTGAAAGCGTCCAGGAGCCTGAATACGTCGTCTTAGGGGTGCCTTATGACGGAACCTCCACCTATAGACCGGGGTCGAGGTTTGCCCCCGACGCCATCAGAGAGGCTTCTATGAACATCGAGACCTACAGCCTTAGGGCGCGTCTAGACGCTGAGGCTATCAAGGTCGAAGACCTCGGGAACCTCCACGTAGCCACCGATGTCCACGAGACTCTCAGGAGGCTCAGCCTCGTCGTCGAGGAGCAGGCTTCAAGAGGACGTAGGCTTCTGATCCTCGGTGGGGAGCATACGGTCACCTTGGGAGCTATGGACGGGTTCAAACACGGTTACCCGGCGGTTTTGTGCTTCGACGCCCACATGGATTTGAGAGACGAGTATATGGGTTCTAAGGTTAACCACGCCACGGTTTTCCGTAGACTCTGCGAGCGGCTTGGAGCCGACAAGATCATGATGGTCGGCGTCAGGGCGTTCACCGGAGAAGAACTTGACTATGCCCAAGAAGCGGGTTTAAGGTTCTTCACAAGCCTAGAAGCCTCTAGAGACATAGGATACGTAGTGGAGAAGGTTAAAAGCTGGATCGATGGAGTTGATAGATTATACATAAGCATAGACCTCGATGTCCTGGACCCGTCTCAAGCCCCGGCGGTCGGAAACCCGGAGCCTGAGGGGTTGACCACGACACAGCTTTTAGATATGCTCTGGGAGGTCTGTGGGTCTAAGGTGGTGGCGGTCGATATAGTCGAAGCTGCGCCGATATACGACCGGGGGGTAACAGCGATACAGGCAGCCAAGATAGCCGTAGAGGTCCTATGCTATCTGGAGGCTAGATAG
- a CDS encoding LEA type 2 family protein, translating into MGRSKKLSSYSGGFPPWLASLMIILLLFSCFILSYWHSVSSLTVHLSSVRYSGRLSPLSDVLKFTVEVEVENKGLLPVNVKNLTAKLYLEDIELGYLEPVSDFAVPAGSTTSLNTTLRLTVSNLDAEAVAKIVSALMKGELKLKVEGYMTIPFLLLDLRINFNSTSVVVL; encoded by the coding sequence ATGGGTAGGTCGAAGAAATTATCGAGCTACAGCGGCGGATTTCCCCCTTGGTTAGCTTCGCTGATGATAATACTTCTCCTATTCTCATGCTTCATACTTAGCTACTGGCATTCTGTCAGCTCTCTGACCGTTCACCTGAGCTCTGTAAGGTACTCAGGGAGGCTATCCCCGTTATCTGACGTGTTAAAATTCACCGTGGAGGTCGAAGTCGAGAACAAGGGTCTATTACCCGTCAACGTCAAGAATCTGACGGCTAAGCTATACCTGGAAGATATCGAACTAGGCTATCTAGAACCCGTAAGCGACTTCGCGGTCCCAGCAGGGTCGACGACCAGCTTGAATACGACGTTAAGGCTGACCGTTAGCAACCTCGACGCCGAAGCCGTGGCTAAGATCGTGTCGGCCTTGATGAAGGGCGAGTTAAAGCTCAAGGTGGAAGGATACATGACCATACCCTTCCTCCTACTAGACCTACGGATCAATTTTAACAGTACATCCGTCGTGGTCTTGTAA
- a CDS encoding MarR family transcriptional regulator, producing MPLSKFEALVLMALAREGSLTITGIRRHTGISPSAVYTAVRGLRVKGLVVEEQEKEFPFRRFITATEKGLKVAGLLRDVEKLLQGG from the coding sequence ATGCCCCTATCGAAGTTTGAGGCCTTGGTGCTGATGGCCCTAGCTAGGGAGGGATCCCTGACGATAACGGGGATCAGGCGGCACACCGGGATAAGCCCCTCTGCCGTCTACACCGCGGTTAGAGGGTTAAGGGTTAAAGGCCTCGTCGTCGAGGAGCAGGAGAAGGAGTTTCCGTTCCGCCGTTTTATAACGGCTACTGAGAAAGGACTTAAGGTGGCCGGGCTTCTAAGAGACGTGGAGAAGCTGCTTCAGGGTGGATGA
- the yjjX gene encoding inosine/xanthosine triphosphatase — protein sequence MVLKVAVGSRNPVKVKGVEKAFKIFYPDVCVVAVPVESGVPAQPIGFDQILEGAKNRASRALQACRDFDLGVGVEAGMYTVGGLWFDVQVTAISDGENHVTYGFSPAFQLPEGFAHRLVEGEAEELEELVDEFYGTTGIGKRGGFVSLLTKGVVVREDLTFYSTVMALIPRLNRELYSNSNLRR from the coding sequence ATGGTTCTGAAGGTCGCTGTGGGTAGTAGGAACCCTGTGAAGGTTAAGGGCGTAGAGAAGGCGTTTAAGATATTCTACCCAGACGTATGCGTGGTAGCGGTTCCGGTAGAATCTGGAGTCCCTGCTCAACCCATAGGGTTTGACCAGATCCTCGAAGGTGCTAAAAACAGGGCGTCGAGGGCTTTACAGGCCTGTAGAGACTTCGACCTAGGCGTCGGGGTCGAGGCAGGCATGTATACAGTGGGAGGTTTATGGTTCGACGTTCAAGTTACGGCTATATCCGACGGGGAAAACCATGTGACCTACGGATTCTCACCCGCCTTCCAGCTTCCGGAGGGGTTTGCCCATAGACTCGTCGAGGGAGAGGCTGAGGAGCTTGAAGAGCTCGTCGACGAGTTCTATGGGACGACCGGTATAGGTAAGAGGGGGGGCTTCGTTAGTCTATTGACCAAGGGCGTCGTCGTGAGAGAGGACCTGACGTTCTATTCGACCGTTATGGCTTTGATACCTAGGCTTAACAGGGAGCTCTATAGCAACTCTAATCTTCGACGATGA
- the deoC gene encoding deoxyribose-phosphate aldolase: MILTREKLASMIDYALVKPSYTMADIEEATRKVRENRIGVLCVLPAMVSYTSELLRGSGAKVCSVVSFPFGASSTRSKVFETEQAVEEGASEIDMVMNIPLFKSRLYDRVKPDISAVVKAAKRRGLDLGRDVIVKVIIETGYLTAEEIALASRIVEEAGGDYVKTCTGFGPRGATVEDVEIMKRAVKKAKIKAAGGISTFEKTLDFIRAGATRIGTSHALEILDGWRPVEV, encoded by the coding sequence ATGATCCTTACCCGTGAGAAGCTTGCGTCTATGATAGACTACGCCCTTGTGAAGCCGAGCTACACGATGGCGGATATAGAGGAGGCTACTCGGAAAGTCCGTGAAAACCGTATAGGCGTACTATGCGTTCTACCGGCGATGGTAAGCTATACGTCTGAGCTCCTTAGAGGTTCTGGGGCTAAGGTCTGCTCGGTCGTGAGCTTCCCCTTCGGGGCATCGTCTACGAGGTCTAAGGTCTTCGAGACCGAGCAGGCCGTAGAGGAGGGGGCTTCCGAGATCGATATGGTCATGAACATACCGCTTTTTAAGTCGAGACTATACGATAGGGTTAAACCTGATATTTCCGCTGTTGTGAAAGCCGCTAAACGTAGAGGGCTAGACCTCGGCCGGGACGTCATAGTCAAGGTTATAATCGAAACCGGATACTTGACGGCAGAGGAGATAGCGTTAGCCAGCCGGATTGTAGAGGAGGCTGGTGGAGATTACGTTAAGACATGCACAGGCTTCGGACCTAGGGGTGCTACGGTCGAAGACGTCGAGATAATGAAGAGAGCCGTCAAGAAGGCTAAGATAAAAGCCGCAGGCGGGATATCGACGTTTGAAAAGACCTTAGATTTCATAAGGGCCGGGGCTACGCGTATAGGGACATCCCATGCCTTGGAGATACTTGACGGATGGAGGCCCGTGGAGGTTTAA